Proteins encoded in a region of the Populus alba chromosome 13, ASM523922v2, whole genome shotgun sequence genome:
- the LOC140954429 gene encoding MDIS1-interacting receptor like kinase 2-like has product MLPTGQVVAVKKLHPSRDGELMNFITFRNEIPILIDIRHRNIVKLYGFCSLREHSFLVYEFIERGSLKMNLSSEEQAMDLDWNRRLNVVKGVANALSYLHHDCSPPIIHRDISSSNVLLDLEYEAHVSDFGTARLLMPDSTNWTSFAGTFGYTAPELAYTMRVNEKCDVYSFGMVTMEVIMGIHPGDLISSLSASAFSSSLFSQINQHSLLKDVMDQRIPLPENRVAEGVVNIIKIAFACLLANPQSRPTMRQVASQLIARWPPLAKSFSAITLEDLMPQTTVTG; this is encoded by the exons ATGTTGCCAACAGGTCAGGTGGTTGCGGTGAAGAAACTTCACCCATCAAGAGATGGCGAGCTTATGAATTTCATAACTTTTAGAAATGAGATTCCCATCTTAATAGATATTCGACATCGAAATATTGTGAAGTTATATGGATTTTGTTCATTAAGAGAGCACTCTTTTTTAGTTTACGAGTTCATAGAAAGGGGAAGTTTGAAGATGAATTTATCTAGCGAAGAACAAGCAATGGACTTGGATTGGAATAGAAGGCTTAATGTTGTTAAGGGAGTGGCCAATGCATTATCCTATTTGCACCATGATTGCTCGCCTCCAATCATTCATCGAGACATTTCTAGCAGCAATGTTCTTCTAGATTTGGAATACGAGGCTCATGTTTCGGATTTTGGGACAGCTCGGCTCTTGATGCCCGACTCGACCAACTGGACCTCATTTGCTGGCACCTTCGGATACACAGCTCCAG AGCTAGCTTACACAATGAGAGTGAACGAGAAGTGCGATGTCTACAGCTTTGGAATGGTCACAATGGAAGTAATAATGGGAATCCATCCGGGTGATCTCATCTCATCTCTTTCTGCATCTGCTTTTTCCTCCTCATTGTTCTCTCAAATCAACCAGCATTCATTGTTAAAGGATGTGATGGACCAACGTATCCCACTTCCTGAAAATCGAGTTGCAGAAGGTGTTGTCAACATTATCAAAATAGCATTTGCATGCTTGCTTGCCAATCCCCAATCTAGGCCAACCATGCGACAAGTAGCTTCGCAGCTCATAGCTCGATGGCCTCCGCTGGCAAAGTCATTCTCCGCAATAACATTGGAAGATCTGATGCCTCAAACAACTGTGACAGGCTGA